One window of Sinorhizobium numidicum genomic DNA carries:
- the arfB gene encoding alternative ribosome rescue aminoacyl-tRNA hydrolase ArfB codes for MASDPLYINDRIVIAGWELTEQFVLAGGPGGQNVNKVSTAVQLFFNIQASPSLPEHVRANALKLAGRRVSKDGVLMIEANRFRSQERNREDARERLKALILKAAEPPPPPRKKTRPTRSSIERRLKEKSGRAEIKKLRGRPGGD; via the coding sequence ATGGCAAGCGACCCGCTTTACATCAACGACCGTATCGTTATCGCCGGCTGGGAGCTGACGGAACAATTCGTGCTGGCCGGCGGCCCGGGCGGGCAGAACGTCAATAAGGTGTCGACGGCAGTCCAGCTCTTCTTCAATATCCAGGCCTCGCCGTCGCTGCCGGAACACGTCAGGGCCAACGCCCTGAAACTTGCCGGTCGCCGGGTCTCCAAGGACGGCGTGCTGATGATCGAGGCTAATCGGTTCCGCAGCCAGGAGCGCAATCGCGAGGACGCCCGCGAACGGCTGAAGGCTCTAATCTTGAAGGCGGCGGAGCCGCCACCTCCGCCGCGCAAGAAGACGCGGCCGACGCGCAGTTCCATCGAACGGCGGTTGAAGGAGAAATCCGGTCGCGCTGAAATCAAGAAACTGCGTGGTCGGCCGGGCGGCGATTGA
- the lysM gene encoding peptidoglycan-binding protein LysM, producing MGLFSFIKNAGKKLGIGGDETAPDAASVEKELASHDLGTKDVNVEVVDDKVVLKGVVKDQSTFEKAIVAVGNTLGISAVEASELKVADAGAAPAAANAPVFYTVKKGDNLWKIAEAHYGKGKGAKHTAIFEANKPMLTHPDKIYPGQVLRIPDLAAS from the coding sequence ATGGGTTTGTTCAGTTTTATCAAGAATGCCGGAAAGAAGCTCGGCATCGGCGGCGATGAAACCGCGCCGGACGCGGCTAGCGTCGAGAAGGAGCTCGCATCGCATGATCTCGGCACCAAGGACGTCAATGTCGAGGTCGTCGACGACAAGGTCGTTCTCAAGGGTGTCGTCAAGGACCAGTCCACCTTCGAAAAAGCGATTGTCGCCGTCGGCAATACGCTCGGCATATCGGCCGTCGAAGCCTCGGAGCTGAAAGTTGCCGATGCGGGCGCAGCGCCGGCCGCAGCGAACGCTCCGGTATTCTACACCGTGAAAAAAGGCGACAATCTCTGGAAGATCGCCGAAGCGCACTACGGCAAGGGCAAGGGCGCCAAACACACGGCAATCTTCGAAGCAAACAAGCCGATGCTGACCCATCCGGACAAGATCTATCCGGGGCAGGTGCTGCGCATTCCGGATTTGGCTGCCAGCTGA
- a CDS encoding alpha-ketoglutarate-dependent dioxygenase AlkB family protein has product MQVLPKGVRHIPGFLDRSRQEELVAAIRAVVAEAPLFAPEMPKTGKPMSVRMTNCGSLGWVTDRERGYRYQAQHPVTGRPWPPIPEILLDIWRSVSASDKMPEACLVNFYDADARMGLHQDRDERDLETAVVSISLGDTCLFRVGGSTRGGQTVSFKLASGDVVVLGGEGRLAFHGVDRIYPNTSTLLKNGGRLNLTLRRVNP; this is encoded by the coding sequence ATGCAGGTGTTGCCGAAGGGGGTCAGGCATATCCCCGGTTTTCTCGACCGCTCACGTCAGGAGGAGCTTGTCGCGGCGATTCGGGCCGTCGTAGCGGAAGCGCCGCTCTTCGCGCCCGAAATGCCGAAGACCGGCAAGCCGATGTCCGTGCGCATGACCAATTGCGGATCACTGGGCTGGGTCACCGATCGCGAGCGCGGCTACCGTTATCAGGCGCAGCATCCGGTGACCGGCAGGCCTTGGCCGCCGATCCCGGAGATCCTGCTGGACATCTGGCGGTCGGTGTCGGCCAGCGACAAGATGCCCGAAGCATGCCTTGTGAATTTCTATGATGCGGACGCGCGCATGGGCCTGCATCAGGATCGGGACGAACGCGATCTGGAGACGGCCGTCGTCTCGATCTCGCTCGGCGACACTTGCCTCTTTCGCGTCGGCGGCAGCACGCGCGGCGGGCAAACCGTATCCTTCAAGCTTGCCAGCGGCGATGTCGTCGTGCTTGGCGGCGAGGGGCGGCTGGCTTTCCACGGCGTCGACCGCATCTATCCGAATACCTCGACGCTGCTGAAGAACGGCGGGCGCCTGAATCTGACGTTGCGCCGCGTCAATCCGTAG
- the coaA gene encoding type I pantothenate kinase, whose translation MTIAAKDIEPADIPGNLKGGDYSPYHVFSAEEWSRFRADTPLTLTADEVQRLRSLNDPVDLKEVRRIYLSLSRLLSAHVEASQILFQQRKRFLSMSDETKTPFVIGIAGSVAVGKSTTARILAELLARWPSSPKVDLITTDGFLYPNAILKRENMMDRKGFPESYDIGALLRFLSAIKAGQPNVKAPTYSHLTYDVVPDQFQIIDRPDILIFEGINVLQSRNLPADGKIVPMVSDFFDFSIYIDAEESLIHSWYVSRFMRLRETAFKNPQSFFHRYAAISEDAARAIAEELWHNINLKNLHQNILPTRPRADLILQKGPNHLTETVALRKL comes from the coding sequence ATGACCATAGCCGCGAAAGACATCGAACCCGCCGACATTCCGGGCAATCTCAAGGGCGGAGATTATTCGCCCTATCACGTCTTCTCGGCCGAGGAATGGTCACGCTTCCGCGCCGATACGCCGCTGACGCTCACGGCCGACGAAGTGCAGCGGCTAAGATCGCTTAATGACCCGGTCGATCTCAAGGAGGTCCGCCGGATCTACCTGTCGCTGTCACGGCTTCTTTCTGCCCACGTCGAAGCCTCTCAGATCCTTTTCCAGCAGCGCAAGCGCTTCCTCAGCATGTCGGACGAAACGAAGACTCCTTTCGTCATCGGCATCGCCGGCTCCGTCGCCGTCGGCAAGTCCACGACCGCGCGCATCCTCGCCGAACTCCTGGCGCGCTGGCCTTCGAGCCCGAAGGTCGATCTGATAACGACGGACGGTTTTCTCTACCCGAACGCGATCCTCAAGCGCGAGAACATGATGGATCGCAAGGGTTTCCCCGAGAGCTACGATATCGGCGCGCTCTTGCGCTTCCTTTCGGCGATCAAGGCCGGGCAGCCGAACGTAAAGGCACCGACCTATTCGCATCTGACCTATGACGTCGTTCCGGATCAATTCCAGATCATCGACCGGCCGGACATCCTGATCTTCGAAGGAATCAATGTCCTGCAATCGCGTAATCTGCCGGCAGACGGCAAGATCGTGCCGATGGTCTCGGATTTCTTCGATTTCTCGATCTATATCGACGCCGAGGAAAGCTTGATCCATAGCTGGTATGTGAGCCGTTTCATGCGCCTGCGTGAAACGGCCTTTAAGAACCCGCAGTCCTTCTTCCATCGCTATGCGGCGATCAGCGAGGACGCGGCGCGCGCGATCGCCGAAGAGCTCTGGCACAACATCAACCTGAAGAACCTGCACCAGAACATCCTGCCGACGCGGCCGCGCGCCGACCTAATCCTACAAAAGGGTCCCAATCACCTGACAGAAACGGTCGCGTTGCGGAAACTCTAA
- a CDS encoding phosphoribosyl-ATP diphosphatase, protein MSEFTLSDLENIVAARAKAAPEDSWTAKLVAAGQRKAAKKLGEEAVETVIAAISDDRKNLVDESADLLYHLMVVLNIAAVPLQDVMSELARRTSQSGLQEKANRQNP, encoded by the coding sequence ATGAGCGAGTTTACTCTTTCCGACCTGGAAAACATCGTGGCGGCGCGCGCCAAGGCAGCGCCCGAGGACTCCTGGACCGCCAAGCTGGTGGCGGCCGGCCAGCGCAAGGCGGCCAAGAAACTGGGCGAGGAAGCGGTGGAAACGGTCATCGCGGCGATCAGCGACGACCGCAAGAATCTGGTCGATGAGAGTGCGGATCTCCTCTATCATCTTATGGTCGTATTGAACATCGCCGCCGTCCCGTTGCAGGATGTGATGAGCGAACTTGCCAGGCGGACGAGCCAGTCCGGCCTGCAGGAAAAGGCAAACCGGCAAAATCCATGA